From one Caldithrix abyssi DSM 13497 genomic stretch:
- a CDS encoding site-specific integrase, translating into MTRLFHRFVQDMQLRNFSESTIRSYTYALKQLAAHFDKAPELINEQEIKAYFLYNRNVKHWSRAAFSVSISATKFFFEKTMQKQWNVFGLVRSPRDKSLPEILRLKEVNKIFSCIKM; encoded by the coding sequence ATGACCCGTTTATTCCATCGCTTTGTCCAGGATATGCAACTTCGGAATTTCTCCGAAAGCACCATCCGTTCTTACACTTACGCTTTAAAACAATTAGCAGCCCATTTCGATAAGGCGCCAGAATTAATCAATGAACAGGAAATCAAAGCGTATTTTCTCTACAACAGGAACGTAAAACACTGGTCTCGGGCGGCTTTCTCCGTATCCATCAGCGCTACTAAATTCTTCTTCGAAAAAACGATGCAAAAGCAATGGAATGTCTTTGGACTGGTTCGTTCACCTCGAGACAAATCCTTACCAGAAATTCTAAGATTAAAAGAAGTTAATAAAATTTTTTCCTGCATCAAAATGTAA
- a CDS encoding ABC-F family ATP-binding cassette domain-containing protein, which produces MLQINDLSYEIGERKLLNNVSFAVHPGQKIGLIGPNGAGKTTLLRILAGELKPLSGSILMPRGYKIGYLPQEQVAFGVGSLLGAVLEGHAEIQQIEMQIHEIQSQLTGNDAHNARLLKKLGELQDRFSLLGGYELESEAKKILMGLGFKESDFFRPLKEFSGGWRMRAYLAKILLIKPDLLLLDEPTNHLDLPSLEWIEGFLKTFTGSMIIISHDRYFLDRLAQIIAELQHGQLTLYHGNYHFYEQEKAKRQEQLIKQWEEQQAEIQRIQRFIDRFRYKATKAAQVQSRIKKLEKLERIELPEEEKFIRFKIRAAVQSYKDVLQIENLFFRYVETQPWIFQGVDFRLYRGQKIALVGPNGVGKTTFTRLITGELKPTQGKIQAGQRVKISYYAQHQVDALNLDSTVMEAVQQSAAPEFSGKERDILGTFGLSGDAVEKPIKVLSGGEKARVSLAKILLSPANFLIMDEPTNHLDLKSREALEFALNDYDGTLLLISHDRYFLDKLVQKVVEIKDGKLYEYEGNYSDYLRLKEVRVFIDQKEKSSAEQKPESKKSAGRKSKEQKRLEAEARQKISRQRKKLAAEIEQLENQIEQAEAQKADLEKQLADPATYQNSARAVELQKTYKQLQENLTAWEARWEEAQLALEALLAELEKNLS; this is translated from the coding sequence ATGTTGCAAATCAATGATTTGTCTTATGAAATCGGCGAGCGGAAATTATTAAACAACGTTAGTTTTGCCGTACATCCGGGACAGAAGATCGGTTTAATCGGTCCCAACGGTGCCGGTAAAACCACCCTGCTGCGCATTCTGGCCGGTGAATTAAAGCCGTTAAGTGGCAGCATTTTGATGCCCCGCGGGTACAAAATCGGCTATTTACCGCAGGAACAGGTGGCCTTTGGCGTGGGCAGCCTGCTGGGGGCGGTGCTGGAGGGGCACGCCGAAATCCAGCAAATTGAAATGCAAATCCATGAAATTCAAAGTCAACTGACCGGCAACGATGCCCATAACGCCCGGCTGTTAAAAAAACTGGGCGAATTGCAAGATCGCTTCAGCCTGCTGGGCGGCTATGAGCTGGAATCGGAAGCGAAAAAAATTTTAATGGGGCTGGGCTTTAAAGAGTCGGACTTTTTTCGCCCTTTAAAGGAATTTAGCGGCGGCTGGCGCATGCGCGCTTATCTGGCTAAAATCCTGTTAATCAAACCCGATCTGCTTTTGTTAGATGAACCCACCAATCACCTGGATTTGCCCTCGCTGGAATGGATCGAAGGCTTTTTAAAGACCTTTACCGGCAGCATGATCATCATCTCTCATGATCGTTATTTTCTGGATCGTCTGGCGCAGATCATCGCCGAACTGCAACACGGGCAATTGACGCTCTATCACGGGAACTATCACTTTTACGAGCAAGAAAAAGCAAAGCGCCAGGAACAGTTAATCAAGCAATGGGAAGAGCAGCAGGCCGAAATCCAGCGCATTCAACGCTTTATCGATCGTTTTCGATACAAAGCCACTAAAGCCGCCCAGGTGCAAAGCCGTATTAAGAAGCTGGAAAAATTAGAACGGATTGAGCTGCCCGAAGAAGAAAAATTCATCCGCTTTAAAATTAGAGCGGCGGTCCAGAGCTATAAAGATGTTTTACAAATTGAAAATCTGTTTTTTAGATATGTGGAAACCCAACCCTGGATCTTTCAGGGCGTCGATTTTCGTCTGTACCGCGGACAAAAGATTGCGCTGGTCGGTCCTAACGGCGTGGGCAAAACAACGTTTACGCGTCTGATCACCGGTGAATTGAAACCAACGCAGGGGAAAATTCAGGCAGGCCAGCGCGTGAAGATCAGCTACTACGCACAGCATCAGGTCGATGCGCTGAATCTGGACAGCACGGTAATGGAAGCCGTGCAGCAGAGCGCCGCGCCGGAGTTTAGCGGCAAAGAGCGCGATATTCTGGGAACCTTTGGCCTAAGCGGCGATGCCGTGGAAAAACCGATTAAAGTTCTTTCCGGCGGCGAAAAAGCTCGTGTTTCGCTGGCAAAAATTTTGCTCTCGCCGGCTAACTTTTTGATTATGGACGAACCCACCAACCATCTGGATTTAAAATCCAGAGAAGCGCTGGAATTCGCCCTCAACGATTACGACGGCACGCTGCTGCTGATCTCGCACGATCGCTATTTTCTGGACAAGCTGGTGCAAAAGGTGGTGGAAATCAAAGACGGCAAACTGTACGAATACGAAGGCAATTACAGCGACTACCTGCGTTTAAAAGAAGTGCGTGTCTTTATCGACCAAAAAGAAAAATCCTCAGCAGAACAAAAGCCAGAAAGCAAAAAAAGCGCCGGCAGAAAAAGCAAAGAACAAAAACGCCTGGAGGCCGAAGCGCGCCAGAAAATAAGCCGTCAGCGTAAAAAACTGGCCGCGGAAATTGAACAACTGGAAAACCAGATCGAACAGGCGGAAGCGCAAAAAGCCGATCTGGAAAAACAACTGGCCGATCCGGCGACTTACCAGAACAGCGCCCGCGCCGTGGAACTGCAAAAAACCTACAAACAACTGCAGGAAAATTTAACCGCCTGGGAAGCGCGCTGGGAAGAAGCCCAGTTGGCCCTCGAAGCGTTGCTGGCAGAACTGGAAAAAAATCTTTCATGA
- a CDS encoding lipopolysaccharide biosynthesis protein has translation MQERTLQQKSVRGVKWQIGTEILARGIQLVTIFVLARLLMPADFGLIGMALIFTQLAYVLFDMGLSVPLIQKKDLEARHYQTAFSVFLLLAIVFYTAVFSAAPLAARFFKNEQLISILRWLSVIFFLYALRGVAAIRLTKQLRFRAMGVLQLISVLVYGAIAIALALNGAGVWSFVAAIIGQELVLTAAFLLVLKEWYAPVLSRSTLAELTGFGATVFVTRITGYLNVNLPNIVIGRWLGESALGFYSVGYQLVDFPVQRISKNILRVMFPTFSKVQDNPQEFNYFYQETLRGMLLAVLPIFACMALVAPEFVNIFYGPNWQPLIPVLQILTIVGLSRSLWTLSSVVFLAKGRPQTELKMNLAYFVSLLIVLSLVYAAGLQAVVSSVALLIFSFMLVFLLSSLKMMKFSLKQWIKTARAPLLGSVLMAIPVWALKTQILSDSSMLLRLLLIVGLAGLLYVVSVLLIDRSLFSYLRRIMNSK, from the coding sequence TTGCAGGAACGCACACTTCAGCAAAAATCCGTTCGCGGGGTTAAGTGGCAAATCGGCACGGAAATTCTGGCCCGCGGCATTCAGTTAGTGACCATATTTGTGCTGGCTCGCCTGCTTATGCCCGCCGATTTCGGTTTGATTGGCATGGCGCTCATTTTTACGCAGTTAGCCTATGTTCTGTTTGACATGGGCTTAAGCGTGCCGTTGATTCAAAAAAAAGACCTCGAAGCGCGCCACTACCAGACCGCCTTTAGCGTGTTTTTACTATTAGCGATTGTCTTTTACACGGCGGTGTTTAGCGCGGCTCCGCTGGCGGCTCGTTTCTTCAAAAACGAACAGCTGATTTCCATCTTGCGCTGGCTGAGCGTTATCTTTTTTCTGTATGCCCTGCGCGGCGTGGCCGCCATCCGCTTAACCAAACAATTGCGCTTCAGGGCGATGGGCGTGTTGCAGTTAATTTCTGTGCTCGTTTACGGAGCCATTGCCATTGCGCTTGCCCTGAATGGCGCGGGCGTCTGGAGTTTTGTGGCGGCCATCATCGGGCAGGAATTGGTGCTGACCGCGGCCTTTTTACTGGTTCTAAAAGAATGGTACGCCCCGGTGCTGTCCAGGTCCACACTGGCAGAACTCACCGGCTTTGGCGCAACGGTGTTTGTAACGCGCATTACCGGTTACCTCAATGTCAACCTGCCCAATATTGTCATCGGCCGCTGGCTGGGCGAAAGCGCGCTGGGCTTTTATTCTGTCGGCTATCAATTGGTAGATTTCCCCGTGCAGCGCATTTCCAAAAATATTTTGCGCGTCATGTTCCCCACCTTTTCCAAGGTGCAGGATAACCCGCAAGAGTTTAATTATTTTTATCAGGAAACCTTACGCGGTATGCTGCTGGCGGTATTGCCCATCTTTGCATGTATGGCTCTGGTGGCGCCGGAGTTCGTCAATATTTTTTACGGCCCGAACTGGCAACCGCTGATTCCCGTTTTGCAAATCTTAACCATTGTGGGCCTTTCCCGCTCATTGTGGACACTAAGCAGCGTTGTCTTTCTGGCTAAAGGTCGGCCGCAAACCGAATTGAAAATGAATCTTGCTTATTTTGTTTCTCTTTTAATTGTTTTGTCGTTGGTGTACGCTGCCGGTTTGCAGGCGGTTGTAAGCAGCGTGGCCTTGCTTATCTTTAGCTTTATGCTCGTCTTTTTACTTTCCAGTTTAAAGATGATGAAATTCTCGTTGAAGCAATGGATTAAAACGGCCCGCGCCCCCCTTTTGGGCAGCGTGCTGATGGCCATTCCGGTGTGGGCGCTTAAGACGCAGATTTTATCGGACAGTAGTATGCTGTTACGCCTGCTTTTAATCGTCGGGCTGGCCGGTTTGCTGTACGTGGTCTCCGTTCTTTTAATCGATCGCTCTTTGTTTTCATACCTGCGGCGCATAATGAATTCAAAATGA